The Terracoccus luteus genome includes a region encoding these proteins:
- a CDS encoding energy-coupling factor transporter transmembrane component T family protein: MARRSGGLFAHHVPGRSPVHRAPLGLKVGLVVAVGASTWLVPSWQGSLAVLAVPAALTVVARLRPGRVARSLVAIAPVLVLLGLFQVVTQGVGDAVEVVSGILACYLAGGLVTATTPVTEMVDGVVRLARPLRRWVDPEVVALTLGVMLRSVPWVAGAFGEVRESARARGLERSPRAVVAPVAVHVVAYGRRTGEALAARGLTDPAPWPHDDGPPPADR, from the coding sequence GTGGCCCGGCGCAGCGGGGGCCTGTTCGCCCACCACGTGCCCGGGCGGTCGCCGGTCCACCGCGCTCCCCTCGGCCTCAAGGTGGGTCTCGTCGTCGCCGTCGGCGCCTCGACGTGGCTGGTCCCCTCGTGGCAGGGGTCGCTCGCCGTGCTGGCCGTCCCCGCCGCCCTCACCGTCGTGGCCCGTCTCCGCCCCGGACGGGTGGCCCGCTCGCTCGTGGCCATCGCCCCCGTGCTCGTGCTCCTCGGTCTGTTCCAGGTCGTCACGCAGGGGGTCGGTGACGCCGTGGAGGTCGTGTCCGGCATCCTCGCCTGCTACCTCGCAGGAGGACTCGTCACCGCCACCACCCCGGTCACCGAGATGGTCGACGGGGTCGTCCGGCTGGCCCGGCCGCTGCGGCGCTGGGTCGACCCCGAGGTCGTCGCGCTGACGCTGGGCGTCATGCTGCGCTCGGTGCCGTGGGTGGCGGGCGCCTTCGGTGAGGTGCGCGAGTCGGCGCGGGCCCGCGGTCTCGAACGGTCACCGCGGGCGGTGGTCGCCCCCGTCGCGGTGCACGTCGTCGCCTACGGGCGACGCACCGGTGAGGCGCTCGCCGCGCGGGGGCTCACCGATCCCGCTCCGTGGCCTCACGACGACGGGCCGCCGCCAGCCGACCGGTGA